The following is a genomic window from Geoalkalibacter halelectricus.
TGCTTTTCGTCGCGTGGGATTATAGAAGAAGCAGGCTCCCCCGGCAAGACCAAAGGAACCGGCTTTTGATGGGTTTTTTGCCGGTTTTTCTTGACACCCGTCGGGTGCCTGTCTACCCTTAACCCCGTTTTCATTTTTCCACCGTTCCTGATTGGTTCTGATTTTGCACCAGGAGCGGTTCGCGCCATTCAGCTTCTGCCGGGATCCGAGAGACGATCCAGCGCGGGGGTGTTTCTTGGGTCAGTTCGCCGGATTATTTCCGCCGACAAATGATGGATGAAATTATGAGCAGGCTTGTAACTTTTTTGATCTTGTTCGCCTTCTGGATGATGCTGTCCGGCATGTTCGACGCCTTTCACCTGTTTCTGGGCGTGATCGCCTGTGGGGCCGTCGCCTACTTCTCCGCCCATTTGCTGTTTCCCGACGGCAAGGTCGGCCTCTCCGGGCGCAATGTGCTGGGCATGGCCCTCTATCTGCCCTGGCTGTTCTGGCAGATCGTGGTCGCCAATCTGCAGGTGGCCAAGATCGTTCTGCACCCACGCATGCTGGATCTCATCAATCCGCAAATCGTGCGCTTCAAGACCTCAATTAAGTCCCCTTTTGCGCGGGTGACCTTCGGCCAGTCCATCACCCTGACTCCCGGTACCATCACCATCAACATCGACCGGGACGAATTTACCGTCTATGCCCTGACCGACGACACTGCGGCGAGCCTGCCCGGTGAGATGGAGAAGCGGGTGGCGGCGGCGCTGGAAAAGGAGCAAGGCTGATGCATACCTTTTTCCTTGCGGTCGCCATCGTGCTGACCTTGTTGATCCTGCTCACCCTGTACCGGGTGGTGGCCGGGCCGACGGTGCTCGATCGCATCGTCGGACTCACGGTGCTTGGCGCCAAGACCACGGTTCTGCTGCTACTCATCGGTCTGCTGTTCGACGATGTCGGCATGTTCGTCGATATCGCCTTGGCCTATGCCCTGCTCAACTTTATCGCGGTGCTCGGCGCCACGCGCTTTTTCCTGCGCCGGCGCAGCGTCAATCTCGAGGACGAGCAAACCGCCAAAGAGGAGGTGCGCTGAACATGTCGATCATCGTTGCCCTGCTGCTGCTGGCGGCTCTGTTTTTTTTCGTCGTCGGCACCGTCGGCATTCTGCGTTTCCCCGATTTCTACACGCGCCTGCATGCCGCCGGTAAGTGCGACACCCTGGCCAGCATGCTGGCTCTCTTCGGTGTGGCGCTCTACACCCTTTATGGCTTCAATCTCGGGGATGTGCTGACGGCGCTCAAGATCCTGGCCATCGCCGCCTTCGTCTTCGTCGCCAGCCCCACCGCCACCCACGCCATCACCCGTGCCGCCCTGGCGACGGGCGTTGAGCCCTGGATGCGCCCGGAGAAACGCAAATGATCTGGCAACTCGATCTGATTATTCTGACCATGCTCGTGATCTGCGCCGTCGGGGCCATCACGGTGCGCGACCTGCTCAGCGCCGCCCTGATCTTCGGTGCCTACAGCTTTCTCATGTGCCTGCTGTGGGCCGGCATGGGCGGCGTCGACGTGGCCTTCACCGAGGCGACGGTCGGCGCCGGGGTCAGCACCATTTTGTTCATCGCCGCGATCTACCGCACCAGCCGAAGGAGTAAGGATTGAAGCTGCTCGCTCTTGCCGCCACTCTTCTCACCGGTGCCCTGCTGCTCTACGGCACCGCCGATTTTCCCGCCTGGGGCGATCCTCAGTCGCCGGCCAGCACCCATGTGTCCGCGGGCTACATCGAAACCGCGGTGCAGGAAACCCACACGCCCAACCTGGTGGCCGCGGTGCTGGGTGACTACCGCGCCTACGATACCATGTTCGAGCTGGTGGTCATCTATTGCGCCGGCATCGGCGTCGTCGGCGTCCTGCGGAGGGTTCGGGAATGAAACGACTTCAGGAACAGGCGCGTAGCGGAAATCTGGGCGAGGACCTGATCATCCGCACCGCGGTGCGCATCATGGTGCCCTTCATCCAGCTGTTTTCCCTCTACGTCCTCGCTCACGGGCATTACAGCCCCGGCGGCGGATTCCAGGGCGGGGTGCTGCTCGGCGCGTCCTTTTTGCTCATGGCCCTGGCCTTTGACCTGAAAAGCTCCAAGGAGCTGTTTCCGCCCAAGGTCATCATGGCTTCCAGCAACGTCGGCGTGTTGATCTTCGCCGGCATCGGGGTGGTCTGCGCCCTGCTCGGCGGCTATTTCATGGATTACGCCGCTTTTGCCAAGGTGATTCCCCTGGCGGTCCCCGATTGGCGCTCCCTGGGCATTCTGCTGGTCGAAGTGGGCGTGCAGATCGGGGTGGCCTGCATCATGCTCGTGCTGTACTGGGAATTGTCTTCCGCCGGCACCCTTGAGGAAGGACTCTGAGATGGAAGGCCTGCTCGAAGAGATCGTCGCCAAATATAATTACTGGATCTACGTGGTTCTGATGATGATCGGCTTCTACGCCATGATCGCCAAGCGCAACCTGGTGAAAAAACTCATCGGCATGAACATCTTTCAGACCGCCATCATCTTGTTTTTCGTTTCCACCGGAGTCAAGCGCGATGCCGGCCTGCCGATTGTCGACAAGGACCTGGCCCTGGCCGGCGCCATCGACGTGGCCACGGTGGTCAACCCTCTGCCCCACGTGCTCATGCTGACCGCCATCGTCGTCGGCGTCAGCGTCACCGGGATCGCCCTGGCGGTGATCATGCGCGTCTACCGTGAGTACGGCACCCTGGAAGAGGATGAAATTCTGGAGAAAATCGGTCGATGATCAGCGCCAACCTTCCTGCCTATTCCGTCGCCGCCCCCCTGCTCATGGCGGTGGTGGTCAATCTGCTGGGTGGTCGCCGCGCCGCCCTGATCCCGCCCCTGGCCATGGTGTCCCTGGGCATCTCGACCCTGTGCGCGGCTTTTCTGCTGCCGCAGGTGCTGCGCGACGGCCCCCTGAGCTACACCATGGGCGGCTGGGAGCCGCCCTGGGGCATCGAGCTCATCGTCGATCCGCTCTCGGCGTTGATGCTGCTGCTGGTCTCCGCCGTGGCCCTGGTCGCCACCTGGTCGGCCGGCGCCAGCGTCGCCAAGGACATGCCGGGACGCGAGCACCACTTCTTCGCCCTGTATCTGATCCTGATCTCGGGGTTGCTGGCCCTGACCATGACCGGAGATACCTTCAATCTCTACGTCATGCTTGAAATCACCGCCATCACCACTTACGGCCTTATCGCCATGGGCCGCGAGCGCGCGCCCCTGGCCAGCTTCAACTACATCATCATGGGCACCATCGGCGCCTGCTTCCTGCTGCTGGGCACCGGCTATCTCTATATCCTCACCGGTTCCCTCAACATGGTCGACATCGGCCGCATCCTGCCCGAGCTCTACGGCGGCGCGGCGGTGGCCACCGCCTTCGCCTTCCTGATGGTGGGCATCTGGATCAAGACCGCCTTCTTCCCCCTGCACAGCTGGCTGCCCAACGCCTACACCTATGCGCCCTCGGGCACCAGCGTGCTGATCGCGCCGCTCATGACCAAGGTGTCGGTGTATCTGATGATTCGCCTCATCTACACGGTTTATTCGCCGGAATATGCTTTCGTACTGCATCCGGCGGTGCCGCACCTCATCGTCTGGGCGGCGGCCATCGGCATTTTCATCGCCTCGTCCCTGGCCCTGGCGCAGGTGGAATTCAAGAAGATGCTCACCTATATCGTCGTCGCCGAGGTCGGCTACATGGTCGGCGCGGTGTGGCTGATCAACGAGCAGGCCCTCACCGGCGCGGTGCTGCACATCGTCAATGACGCCCTCATGACCCTGTGCCTGTTCCTGGTCGCCTCGGCGGTCGTCTATCAGCAGGGCAGTTGTCGTTTCGAGGATTTTCGCGGCCTCTACCGGCGCATGCCCTGGACCATGGCCGCCTTTACCGTCGGCGCTTTCTCCATGATCGGCATACCGCCCACCGCCGGCTTTTTCAGCAAGTGGTACCTGATTCTCGGCGGTATCGAGGCGGGCCAGTATCTCTATGTCGCGGCGCTGGTGTTCAGCAGCCTGGTCAATGCCATTTTGTTCTTCCGTATCATCGAGATCGCCTTTTTCGACGGCGCCGACCAGGCCCTCGACGCCAACGGCCGGGTCATCCGTGCCGAGGCGCCGGGTGCGCTGGTGCAGCCCCTGCTGCTAACCGCGGTGGCCCTGATCGTGGTCGGGCTCTCCGCCGGGCCGCTGGTTTCGGGCGTCATTGTTCCGGCGTTGGCGTGGCTGCATTGAGGCGCCGCGGTTCGATGCCGTTTTTTTGCTTTTTCATTTTCGTGAAGTGAGTTGAGTCTGACCATGGATCTTCACCCTTCGTTCTGGCCTTTGGCCGCCGTTTTGATTTCCCTGCTGGGCGCGATTCCCATCATGCTGTCGGGACGCAACCCCAATGTGCGCGAGGGCTGGACGCTGATCATCGCGGTGGGCAAGTTTCTCATCGTCGCCTCCATGCTGCCCACGGTGCTCGCCGGCGGCGGGTTCGTCTTCACCCTGGTCGAGGCCTTTCCCGGGGTCCCCATTCAGTTGCGCGTCGATCCCATGGGGATGTTTTTCGCCCTGATCGCGTCGTTTCTGTGGATTCTGACCTCGATCTATTCCATCGGCTACATGCGCTCCCTCGAGGAGCATGATCAGACCCGCTACTTCGCCTCCTTCGCGGTGGCCATCGGCGCCACCATCGGCGTGGCTTTTTCCGCCAACCTGCTCACCCTCTATCTGTTCTACGAGGTGCTTTCCCTCTCCACCTATCCCCTGGTGGCCCATGAGCGCAATGCGGAATCCCGCGCTTCGGGACGTCGCTACCTGACCTTTCTGCTCGGCGCCTCCATCGCCTTCGCCCTGCCCGGCATGCTGCTGTGCTACAGCCTGGTCGGGACCCTCGATTTCACCCAGGGCGGCATCGTCGCCGGCGCCGCCTCGCCGGGGGTGCTCGGCCTGATGCTGGTGATGCTGGTGGCGGGTTTCGCCAAGGCCGGCATCATGCCCTTTCACCCCTGGCTGCCCGCCGCCATGGTGGCGCCCACCCCGGTCAGCAGCTTCCTGCACGGCGTGGCGGTGGTCAAGGTCGGGGTCTTCTCGATTGTACGCGTGCTGCTCGACATCTTCGGCCTCGATGTGCTCGGCACCCTGTCGGTGGGCGCGCTGCTGCCCTATTTCGTGAGCCTCACCATCATCGTCGCCTCGCTCATCGCCCTGACCCAGGACAACCTCAAGCGGCGCCTGGCCTATTCGACGGTGGGGCAGCTCTCCTACATCATCCTCGGCGTCTCCATGCTCGCCCCCGCGGCGGTCACCGGCGGCATCATGCACATCGCCAGCCACGCCTTCGGCAAGGTGACGCTCTTTTACTGCGCCGGGGCCATCTATGTCGCCGCCCACAAAAAATATATTTCCCAAATGAGCGGCCTGGGCCGCGTCATGCCCTTTACCTTCGGCGCCTTCGCCCTGGCCTCCCTGACCATGATCGGGGCGCCGCCCACCGCGGGTTTCGTCTCCAAATGGCTGATGCTCAACGGCGCCCTTGATTCGGATCAACTGGCCCTGCTGGCGGTGCTGCTCAGCAGTACCCTGCTCAACGCCGCCTATTTCGTACCCATCGTCTATCAGGGTTTCTTCGGCAAGCCCTCGGAGGAGGTCGCCGCGATCTCCGGCATCAAGGAGGCGCCCCTGACCCTGGTGGTGCCCCTGTGCCTCACCGCGACCATCTCCCTGCTCATCGGTCTCTACCCCTATTTCTTCCTGAACTTGGCTCAATTGGTGGTGCCATGAATCTCGTGCAAATGCTCGAAGCGCTCAATCAGCGCTGGAAACTTCTGGTGCGGCTCTTTCTCCTGGTGCTCGCCCTGCTGGTGGTCATCGACGCCATTCCGGCGCTGGTCGACAAGGAAAAGGCCCACACGGCCATGGAACTGCTGCCCGGCTTTTGGTCGGTGTACGGCTTCATCAGCTGCGTGCTGATTGTGTACGTCTCAAAATGGTTCGGCGATATCGGTATTATGCGCCGTGAGGATTTCTACGATGACTGATTTGTGGATTCATCCCGCACTGATTCTGCTGCTCGGCGCCGCCCTGCTGCCCCTGATTCCCGAGCGGGTGCGTCCGGGTTATCTGCTGCTGGTGCCGATCCTGGTCTTTGCGCGGGTTCACACCATGGCGCCGGGCACCTACGGTGAAGTGCCCTTTTTGTCCTGGACGCTGACCTTCGGGCGCGTCGACGCCCTGGCGTCGGTGTTCGGCTACATCATGGCGCTGATGGCCATCATCGGCACCCTTTATGCGCTCAAGGTCAAGAAAAAGGGTGAGTTCGCCGCCGCCTGGGTCTATGTCGCCGGATCCCTGGGCGCCATCTACGCGGGCGATCTCATCACGCTCTTCGTGTTCTGGGAGATGATGGCTTTCTCCTCGGTGTTTCTCATCTGGTTTCGCGGCCGCAAGGAATCCCTGGAAGCAGGGTTTCGCTATCTTCTGGTGCATGCCGCGGGCGGGGTGTCCCTGCTGGCCGGCATCCTGCTTTACAGCCGGGGGGCGGAGAATCTGGCCTTTGTGGGTTTCAACGTCCAGAGCCCCGGCCTCGGCGAGTGGCTGATCCTCATCGGCTTTATGCTCAACGCCGCGGTGCCGCCCCTGCACGCCTGGCTGCCCGACGGCTACGGCGAGGCGACCTTCAGCGGCGCGGTGTTTCTGTGCGCCTTCACCACCAAGACCGCGGTTTACGCCCTGGCGCGCGGCTTCGCCGGGTTGGAAATCCTCATCTGGCTCGGTGTCATCATGGCCCTCTACGGGGTGGTCTACGCGGTGCTGGAAAATGACAGCCGGCGGCTGCTCGCCTATCACATCATCAGTCAGGTGGGCTACATGGTGGCCGGGGTGGGCATCGGCACGCAGTTGGCCATCAACGGGGTGTGCGCCCACGCCTTCGCCCACATTCTCTACAAGGGGCTGCTGTTCATGGGCTGCGGCGCGGTGCTGCACATGACCGGCCAGAGCAAGTTCACCGAACTCGGCGGGCTCTACCGCAAGATGCCCTGGACCTTTGTCTTTACCCTGATCGGCGGCCTTTCCATTTCGGCCTTTCCGCTGTTCAGCGGCTTCGTCAGCAAGGCCATGACGGTGCAGGCGGGCTTCGACGAACATATGCTGTGGGCGGCCTTTCTGCTCATGCTGGCCTCGGCGGGGACCTTCCTCCATACCGGCCTCAAGGTGCCTTACTTCATCTGGTTCGGCAAGAACAACTGCAAGCCCGAGACCTGGGAGCGCGCCGCCGATCCGCCCTGGAACATGAACGCCGCCATGGCCATCACCGCGGCACTGTGCATCTTCATCGGGGTCTATACGCCCTATCTCTACGA
Proteins encoded in this region:
- a CDS encoding Na+/H+ antiporter subunit E translates to MSRLVTFLILFAFWMMLSGMFDAFHLFLGVIACGAVAYFSAHLLFPDGKVGLSGRNVLGMALYLPWLFWQIVVANLQVAKIVLHPRMLDLINPQIVRFKTSIKSPFARVTFGQSITLTPGTITINIDRDEFTVYALTDDTAASLPGEMEKRVAAALEKEQG
- a CDS encoding monovalent cation/H+ antiporter complex subunit F, which encodes MHTFFLAVAIVLTLLILLTLYRVVAGPTVLDRIVGLTVLGAKTTVLLLLIGLLFDDVGMFVDIALAYALLNFIAVLGATRFFLRRRSVNLEDEQTAKEEVR
- the mnhG gene encoding monovalent cation/H(+) antiporter subunit G, whose amino-acid sequence is MSIIVALLLLAALFFFVVGTVGILRFPDFYTRLHAAGKCDTLASMLALFGVALYTLYGFNLGDVLTALKILAIAAFVFVASPTATHAITRAALATGVEPWMRPEKRK
- a CDS encoding Na(+)/H(+) antiporter subunit B; protein product: MIWQLDLIILTMLVICAVGAITVRDLLSAALIFGAYSFLMCLLWAGMGGVDVAFTEATVGAGVSTILFIAAIYRTSRRSKD
- the mbhE gene encoding hydrogen gas-evolving membrane-bound hydrogenase subunit E, with protein sequence MKLLALAATLLTGALLLYGTADFPAWGDPQSPASTHVSAGYIETAVQETHTPNLVAAVLGDYRAYDTMFELVVIYCAGIGVVGVLRRVRE
- a CDS encoding Na(+)/H(+) antiporter subunit B — protein: MKRLQEQARSGNLGEDLIIRTAVRIMVPFIQLFSLYVLAHGHYSPGGGFQGGVLLGASFLLMALAFDLKSSKELFPPKVIMASSNVGVLIFAGIGVVCALLGGYFMDYAAFAKVIPLAVPDWRSLGILLVEVGVQIGVACIMLVLYWELSSAGTLEEGL
- a CDS encoding cation:proton antiporter subunit C translates to MEGLLEEIVAKYNYWIYVVLMMIGFYAMIAKRNLVKKLIGMNIFQTAIILFFVSTGVKRDAGLPIVDKDLALAGAIDVATVVNPLPHVLMLTAIVVGVSVTGIALAVIMRVYREYGTLEEDEILEKIGR
- a CDS encoding complex I subunit 5 family protein, whose product is MISANLPAYSVAAPLLMAVVVNLLGGRRAALIPPLAMVSLGISTLCAAFLLPQVLRDGPLSYTMGGWEPPWGIELIVDPLSALMLLLVSAVALVATWSAGASVAKDMPGREHHFFALYLILISGLLALTMTGDTFNLYVMLEITAITTYGLIAMGRERAPLASFNYIIMGTIGACFLLLGTGYLYILTGSLNMVDIGRILPELYGGAAVATAFAFLMVGIWIKTAFFPLHSWLPNAYTYAPSGTSVLIAPLMTKVSVYLMIRLIYTVYSPEYAFVLHPAVPHLIVWAAAIGIFIASSLALAQVEFKKMLTYIVVAEVGYMVGAVWLINEQALTGAVLHIVNDALMTLCLFLVASAVVYQQGSCRFEDFRGLYRRMPWTMAAFTVGAFSMIGIPPTAGFFSKWYLILGGIEAGQYLYVAALVFSSLVNAILFFRIIEIAFFDGADQALDANGRVIRAEAPGALVQPLLLTAVALIVVGLSAGPLVSGVIVPALAWLH
- a CDS encoding monovalent cation/H+ antiporter subunit D family protein, yielding MDLHPSFWPLAAVLISLLGAIPIMLSGRNPNVREGWTLIIAVGKFLIVASMLPTVLAGGGFVFTLVEAFPGVPIQLRVDPMGMFFALIASFLWILTSIYSIGYMRSLEEHDQTRYFASFAVAIGATIGVAFSANLLTLYLFYEVLSLSTYPLVAHERNAESRASGRRYLTFLLGASIAFALPGMLLCYSLVGTLDFTQGGIVAGAASPGVLGLMLVMLVAGFAKAGIMPFHPWLPAAMVAPTPVSSFLHGVAVVKVGVFSIVRVLLDIFGLDVLGTLSVGALLPYFVSLTIIVASLIALTQDNLKRRLAYSTVGQLSYIILGVSMLAPAAVTGGIMHIASHAFGKVTLFYCAGAIYVAAHKKYISQMSGLGRVMPFTFGAFALASLTMIGAPPTAGFVSKWLMLNGALDSDQLALLAVLLSSTLLNAAYFVPIVYQGFFGKPSEEVAAISGIKEAPLTLVVPLCLTATISLLIGLYPYFFLNLAQLVVP
- a CDS encoding Na(+)/H(+) antiporter subunit D, which gives rise to MTDLWIHPALILLLGAALLPLIPERVRPGYLLLVPILVFARVHTMAPGTYGEVPFLSWTLTFGRVDALASVFGYIMALMAIIGTLYALKVKKKGEFAAAWVYVAGSLGAIYAGDLITLFVFWEMMAFSSVFLIWFRGRKESLEAGFRYLLVHAAGGVSLLAGILLYSRGAENLAFVGFNVQSPGLGEWLILIGFMLNAAVPPLHAWLPDGYGEATFSGAVFLCAFTTKTAVYALARGFAGLEILIWLGVIMALYGVVYAVLENDSRRLLAYHIISQVGYMVAGVGIGTQLAINGVCAHAFAHILYKGLLFMGCGAVLHMTGQSKFTELGGLYRKMPWTFVFTLIGGLSISAFPLFSGFVSKAMTVQAGFDEHMLWAAFLLMLASAGTFLHTGLKVPYFIWFGKNNCKPETWERAADPPWNMNAAMAITAALCIFIGVYTPYLYDMLPYPTDYNPYTSYHLSETMQLLLFTMLGFFLLLKKLEPKAAIAVDTDWFYRRGGQFFYRAADKGLNGLNQTGDKLAMRRLPSSLTRFFAKPGAHLQWLLLRPFVRGGEGEIAQVRESIDRRSRHGSYPVGTSVLLSVLFLSLMSLLFFLF